One genomic segment of Hevea brasiliensis isolate MT/VB/25A 57/8 chromosome 3, ASM3005281v1, whole genome shotgun sequence includes these proteins:
- the LOC110639477 gene encoding U-box domain-containing protein 16-like encodes MTVSPQIFPPRKRRPPAGAFLAPNLSDLKLVQSLLILSQEISSFKPIPFLLKRNSLSIIRKAKLLAILFDELLRNPIPFLSPTLLCFEEMYIVLQRVKTLIEDCSNGSRMWLLIQTESMASSFYEVTLELSTLLDIFPAEEIDLSQDIQELVILIRRQCSQAKTFLDPNDYNLRHQVLTMLDLIRKQIVPDHSKLAEIFDKLGLRNSSTCKEEIESLEDEVQNQIDEKSKSEVVALIGLVRYAKCVLYGASTPTCDRRQRKVVPEANIPSAFRCPISLDLMRDPVVVATGQTYDRESINQWIESGHDTCPMTVQRLAHTNLIPNLALKNLIGMWCREQKIPFETAGNNKNVNAVIRNKAAIEATKMTVSFLVNKLSLSQSFETANGVVYELRALAKTNSDSRTCMAEAGAIPLLLRYLGSDVGSEMPNLQVNAITTILNLSILEANKTKIMETDGALNGVIEVLWSGATWEAKANAAATIFSLSGVHSFRKRLGRKARVIKGLMDLARSGNTCSKKDALMAILNLAGDRETVGRLVEAGVVEMVKEAVNVLPKEAITILEVVVKKGGIVAIAAAYNVVRKLGTLLRQGSEATRESAAASLVTICRTGGSEMVAELASISGIERIIWELMGSGTMRSRRKAATLLRILRRWAAGLDVEFVDLHTTTANVTISSSSRAALAS; translated from the coding sequence ATGACGGTGTCTCCTCAAATTTTCCCGCCAAGAAAGCGCCGGCCACCAGCCGGGGCGTTTCTTGCTCCTAACTTGTCCGACCTTAAACTCGTCCAATCTCTCCTTATTCTATCCCAAGAAATCTCTTCTTTCAAGCCTATACCATTCCTTCTAAAACGCAATTCTCTTTCCATTATACGCAAAGCAAAGCTCCTCGCCATCCTATTCGATGAGCTTCTTCGAAACCCAATTCCTTTTCTGTCTCCAACTCTCCTCTGCTTTGAAGAAATGTACATTGTTTTACAAAGAGTCAAGACTCTGATTGAGGACTGCTCAAATGGAAGCAGGATGTGGCTTCTAATCCAAACCGAATCTATGGCTAGCAGTTTTTACGAGGTAACCCTTGAATTATCAACACTTTTGGATATTTTCCCAGCCGAAGAGATTGATTTGAGCCAAGATATTCAAGAACTCGTCATTTTGATCAGAAGACAATGCTCCCAAGCAAAAACATTCTTGGATCCGAATGATTATAATCTAAGGCATCAGGTGTTAACCATGCTTGATCTAATCAGGAAACAGATCGTGCCTGATCATTCCAAGCTCGCTGAGATATTTGATAAATTAGGCTTACGCAATTCTTCTACCTGCAAAGAGGAGATCGAGAGTCTCGAAGACGAAGTACAAAATCAGATAGACGAGAAATCCAAATCTGAGGTGGTTGCTCTGATAGGACTCGTACGCTACGCGAAATGTGTCCTCTATGGAGCATCAACGCCCACATGCGATCGCCGGCAGCGAAAGGTGGTGCCAGAGGCCAATATTCCATCGGCCTTCCGATGTCCGATTAGCCTGGATTTGATGCGGGACCCTGTCGTAGTGGCCACGGGCCAGACATACGATCGAGAGTCCATCAATCAATGGATTGAATCTGGACACGACACGTGTCCAATGACAGTACAGAGGCTGGCTCACACCAACCTGATCCCTAACCTTGCTTTGAAGAATCTAATTGGCATGTGGTGTCGGGAACAGAAAATTCCTTTCGAGACAGCGGGCAACAACAAAAACGTTAACGCCGTTATAAGAAACAAGGCAGCGATTGAGGCCACAAAGATGACGGTGTCTTTTTTGGTCAACAAGCTTTCTCTTTCACAGTCATTCGAAACAGCTAACGGCGTCGTATATGAACTTCGTGCGCTGGCAAAAACAAACTCGGATAGCAGAACCTGTATGGCCGAAGCTGGAGCCATACCTCTGCTCTTACGTTACCTAGGCTCGGACGTAGGTTCGGAGATGCCGAATCTACAAGTCAATGCCATAACAACAATTCTCAACCTCTCCATTCTGGAAGCAAACAAAACAAAGATAATGGAAACTGACGGAGCTTTAAACGGCGTTATTGAGGTGCTGTGGTCGGGTGCCACGTGGGAGGCAAAGGCAAATGCGGCAGCTACAATATTCAGCTTATCAGGTGTGCACTCATTTCGGAAGCGACTGGGGAGGAAAGCGCGTGTGATAAAGGGATTGATGGATTTAGCTAGGAGTGGGAACACTTGTTCGAAAAAGGACGCGTTGATGGCGATCTTAAATTTGGCGGGAGATAGAGAAACGGTTGGGAGGTTAGTGGAGGCAGGGGTGGTTGAGATGGTGAAGGAAGCTGTGAATGTGCTGCCGAAGGAGGCAATAACTATACTTGAAGTGGTGGTGAAGAAAGGTGGAATAGTAGCGATAGCTGCTGCATATAATGTAGTAAGGAAATTAGGGACGTTGTTAAGACAAGGATCGGAAGCGACTAGAGAGAGTGCAGCGGCAAGTCTTGTTACGATTTGTCGAACAGGGGGGTCAGAAATGGTGGCGGAACTAGCTTCAATATCTGGGATTGAGAGAATTATATGGGAATTGATGGGATCAGGTACAATGAGATCGAGAAGAAAAGCGGCTACTCTATTGAGGATTCTCCGAAGATGGGCGGCTGGGTTGGATGTTGAATTTGTGGATTTGCATACTACTACTGCTAATGTAACAATAAGTAGTTCATCAAGAGCTGCATTGGCAAGCTAA
- the LOC110639449 gene encoding transcription repressor OFP4, whose amino-acid sequence MGNYRFRLSDMMPNAWFYKLKEMGRTRNHNTTATTTHSTKKKQPTATSVAAAASQAQQSKTKQPHHHHHQYSYPRKSYYFTRELIPTNPRFHNPTNPKSTDSHFHDPPKRSSKQRLLKRRAFRSSSPKLFTSSVSAGCSCRANIWTKSSDSPPDYSASSSDSSTELDICDSFPPEFRSDRILETQSFDKMVAWSSSCGCNVDSNADDIIIDVEKKSLGTKFDKLDLSDLDLPPILTKPAKLDDKVEDIKSKETKETTKYRKSSAKYEETNAHGSLSVKVVKEKSVTMKEQKSSSMRRHSVNSPGLRLRVNSPRIANRRIQAHARKSVSSISNSSYRRSLSDSLAIVKSSFDPQRDFRDSMVEMIVENNIRASKDLEDLLACYLSLNSDDYHDLIIKVFKQIWLDLTETRLKDSDCSKSMERCFILLTVLGSMLFGTAISYSYCYFYSLFSKVNSILQHLP is encoded by the exons ATGGGTAACTACAGGTTTAGGTTATCTGATATGATGCCCAATGCTTGGTTTTACAAGCTCAAGGAAATGGGCAGAACCAGAAACCACAACACTACTGCTACTACCACTCATTCCACGAAGAAAAAACAACCAACAGCAACATCAGTAGCTGCTGCAGCTTCCCAGGCACAGCAATCCAAAACAAAGCAACcccaccatcaccaccaccaaTACTCTTATCCAAGAAAGTCTTACTACTTCACCAGAGAGCTTATCCCAACTAACCCAAGATTCCACAATCCCACTAACCCAAAATCTACAGACTCCCATTTCCATGACCCACCAAAAAGATCCTCCAAACAAAGACTACTCAAGAGAAGAGCTTTCAGGTCCTCCTCTCCCAAGCTTTTCACCTCCTCTGTTTCTGCTGGTTGCAGCTGCCGCGCTAACATCTGGACTAAATCATCGGATTCTCCGCCAGATTACTCAGCTTCTAGTTCTGATAGCTCTACCGAGTTAGACATCTGCGACTCATTTCCACCAGAATTCAGGTCTGACCGCATTCTTGAAACCCAGTCGTTTGATAAGATGGTTGCATGGTCAAGCTCTTGTGGTTGTAATGTCGATTCTAATGCTGATGATATTATAATCGATGTGGAAAAGAAATCTCTTGGTACAAAATTTGATAAGCTGGATTTATCTGATCTTGATCTTCCACCAATCTTGACCAAACCTGCTAAATTAGACGATAAGGTTGAGGACATCAAAAGCAAGGAGACCAAAGAAACAACCAAGTACAGAAAGAGCTCAGCTAAATACGAGGAAACAAATGCTCATGGCTCCTTATCAGTGAAGGTGGTGAAAGAGAAGAGCGTCACCATGAAAGAGCAAAAGAGCAGTTCCATGAGGAGACATTCTGTGAATTCTCCAGGACTAAGGCTTCGAGTGAATTCTCCAAGAATCGCAAATAGGAGAATTCAGGCACACGCTCGAAAGAGCGTTTCATCAATATCGAATTCAAGCTATCGGAGGAGTCTTTCAGATAGTCTGGCCATCGTGAAATCTTCTTTTGATCCTCAGAGGGATTTCAGGGACTCAATGGTGGAGATGATTGTGGAAAACAATATAAGGGCATCAAAGGATTTGGAAGACCTTCTTGCCTGCTATCTTTCCTTAAATTCCGATGATTATCACGATCTCATTATCAAGGTTTTCAAGCAAATCTGGCTCGATTTGACAGAAACCCGGTTGAA GGACTCGGACTGCTCAAAAAGCATGGAACGTTGTTTCATTTTGCTGACTGTGCTAGGTTCAATGCTATTTGGTACGGcaatttcttattcttattgttatttttattcccttttttctAAGGTAAACAGCATTCTTCAACATCTGCCTTAG
- the LOC110639450 gene encoding uncharacterized protein LOC110639450, translating to MSLVRTGSELHLSAPPPSPIPTAKGSRSAANEILCDYLAKSLNVPELSLPDPHLPLNDAHQIPAEIDYRCLELSDYETIDRLLMSAREFGAFRITSHGIFDDELRSLVSEVDQVFRDLEQADVGFRGKSFKRIQNKEQIEWSRSRKGRIKCAPDYFVPERYRDFSEKMENIASKLDAIAELLGKIFVENIARMQFGKRIQGKESSLSIYKYNHKDNYMIRNPSSSSERNSKTCDHIFCLHLPATPSRFFLRSAQGPLSFDAGPDTIVVIVGHRIEEWSMGDFICVCEEVICVPRFQGSQAPISIELKCLSLNFDPNSNKNCNTISIRDQILFVLVIALLYKTFVFLFS from the exons ATGTCTCTTGTACGCACCGGTAGTGAATTACACCTCTCTGCGCCACCTCCATCTCCGATCCCCACCGCAAAAGGATCTCGCTCCGCTGCAAATGAAATCTTATGCGACTACCTTGCCAAGTCCTTAAATGTCCCTGAACTTTCTCTCCCTGATCCTCACCTTCCGCTCAATGACGCTCATCAGATTCCCGCAGAAATCGATTACCGATGCTTAGAATTGAGTGATTATGAGACCATTGACCGCCTCTTGATGTCGGCCAGGGAATTCGGTGCTTTCAGGATCACATCCCACGGGATTTTTGATGACGAGTTGCGATCGTTGGTCAGTGAAGTCGATCAGGTTTTTCGAGATTTAGAACAGGCAGATGTGGGATTTCGAGGGAAGTCTTTTAAGCGGATCCAGAATAAGGAGCAGATTGAGTGGTCTCGTTCCAGGAAGGGAAGAATTAAATGCGCCCCAGACTACTTCGTGCCGGAAAGATATCGGGATTTTAG TGAAAAAATGGAGAATATTGCTAGCAAACTTGATGCAATTGCCGAGTTGTTGGGCAAAATTTTCGTGGAAAACATCGCTAGAATGCAATTTGGAAAGAGAATCCAAGGGAAAGAGTCTTCTCTCAGCATATATAAATACAACCACAAGGATAATTATATGATACGAAATCCATCTTCCTCTAGTGAGAGAAACAGCAAAACTTGTGACCATATTTTCTGCCTTCACCTACCTGCAACACCATCTAGATTTTTTCTCCGCTCAGCGCAAGGTCCTTTGTCTTTTGATGCAGGGCCCGACACCATCGTTGTCATTGTAGGACACCGTATTGAG GAATGGAGCATGGGGGATTTCATATGTGTCTGTGAGGAAGTAATCTGTGTGCCTCGCTTCCAAGGAAGCCAAGCTCCTATCTCTATAGAGCTCAAGTGCTTGTCTTTAAATTTTGACCCTAATTCCAACAAAAATTGTAACACAATCTCCATTAGGGATCAAATCCTGTTTGTGCTAGTCATTGCTCTCTTATACAAAACTTTTGTTTTTCTATTTTCATGA